The Silurus meridionalis isolate SWU-2019-XX chromosome 26, ASM1480568v1, whole genome shotgun sequence region CTTCTCTCTTTCTGACAGCACCCACTGAATTACGTGTTATCCAGCGTGCAATGAAATCCTTCAGAAAGTCGACGTGTATCCAATTCAGACCTCGCGGCAATGAAACAAATTACATTGATATAATCTCAGGAAATGGGTAtgacaacaaaacaattactgatgatactattaaaaaaaaacacttgcttTACCTCCTATCCAGGTCTCATGTAATGAAGCAGTCTTGAGAATTTCTTCTCTGCTGTACAGGTGCTTCTCCTACATTGGACGCATTCGTAGAAAGCAAGTTTTGtccatagaaataaataaatgtgtttaccGTCATGTCATCCAACATCTGCTTCTTCACGCTCTGGGTTTTCATCATGAGCAGAGCCGTAGTGACCGTGACAAACACGTCAAAATCCTTTACAAAAATATTAGGCCTGGTGAGCAGAGCAAGCATTTCACTTCTTATTTCTCATTAATaaagtttcttcttttttattaataaaatattggagACTGTTAATGTTGTGTTTATGGCATCTGGAAACTCAAAACATTCTGTTTCTCAATGAACCGAGGCTTAAACTCACCTGGAAACAATGTGCAGTGTTGGAAATCCAATGAATAATATTGTTATATGATTGTTATATGATCTATGTTCACAGATAAAGTGGACAATTTTCAAATAGAGCTCACCAACAATTTGAAAACTCCATATGACTACAATTCTGTCATGCACTTTGAGAGGTAAAGTattattctctttcttttttcacatcaTAATTAAGCTTACAATCATAATTGTAAACATACTTTGTTGGTATAGATATGCTTTCTCCAAGAGCGACCAGCCGACCATCATCCCTATACCAGACAAAAACGTTTCCATCGGACGTGCCACCAAAATGAGCGCCAATGACATTCTATGTGTTAAAAGACTGTACTGCAGTTAAACGAGCCACTTTCTGAACATCATCGGTGTGTTTCACATGCTTTCACAAACTGCTTACAGAAAAATGGcaaagtttaaaacattttctcaaaTCTGAGATTATTTTGCTTGAAGTTTCTACTTTTCTGCTTTTCtggaatgttatttttatttttttcatttttacatgcagaattaaaagaattaaaacagttaaaagaaaaatagaagcaaaaaaaaagctctttttcTGAAACATTTTGCATGTTGAATAAAAAGCTCAAAGCGTTATTTCTTGCTTGAAAACATGTCTTTGTATGCAACAACAATCATTTTCAACATCAGCTCTATAatgttcaataaatattgatgtAATTGTTACTAAAATATAACTTGGTTCAGTTTTTCAATATTAAATCATTGCGGTAAAatttttatagatatttttgaTTGTTGTGACATTTTAACTAAAAATTagtttaaatttatatattgtataaaatataatatttataacccAAATCCACACATGTACATACTGTTATGCGaggtacggaggcggaagccggagtaacggcaaacataaactttattcagcaaaggcagagccaacacaaaatacccgtgcagactcgggataatccggcaaacggcagttcAAAAGAATACAACCACGGTGTGTGAAGAAGGAAGCGCGGCACGGGgtgaagcgacggggaagcgtctctagtccgaggtgcgctgggaaAGCCAAACGCGGCAGTGGAAAGGACGCGGAGTCCGGGAGGAGAGAGTATGCAGCGGCGGCAGCGGAAGCAGCGGAAGcgcgaacacacacatgaacctacaataacggaccccgagtgtgggtgagtgagtggtttatatggaggcagggaGAGAGTTCATAatgcgcttcagctgtgtgtgatttgcgctgcacgcttgggagcgcgcagcggcaaaggcagcctctgaaggaggcgtggcaggtggattcctgacaccaccccccccCAAAGGGGCGGCACCGGACGCCCCCAAGCCGCCACCAGCCCGGTGGGCccgggcactcggaggagggccccTCCAGTCCTCCAGGGTCAAAGGGGACCCGGCCGGAGCCGTCACGGAGCCAGGAACAGCAAGGAAGGGCCCCAGGCGAAGCGACCACACCTGCGTAGAGCCGGGACGGAACACAGCCCCATGCGGAGGCCAAGAACGGGGTGAAGTCCATGGCGCAAGCCAGAGGTGGAGAGACATCCaccacggagacctggagcagagcgacaCCCTCAGCGAAGGCTGCAGGCGGCGCGACGAACCCCCTGGAGACCCGGAGCGTAACGACGACCctggcggagacaggaggcggagagacgacccctgtggagacccggagcggaacgacgtcttcggcggagacaggaggtggagagacgacccctgcggagacccggagcggagcaGCGTCttggcggagacaggaggcggagagatgacccctggagacctggagtggAGCGACGCCTCAGCGGGACAGGAGTCGGAGGCGATTCCCCTggcgacctggagcggagcgacgccctcagcggagacaggaggcggctGTAGGTCCTCGGCGGAGACCTGGAGCTGTGAGACGGCCACAGCGGAGACCCGGAAGGGGGTGACGCCCACGGTGGggacctggagcagagcgacgcCCTCAGCAGAAACAAGAGGCGGAGAGATGACCCCCACGGAGACCAGGAGCGGAGCGGAGCCCTCTGCGGAGACCGAAGGCGGAGAGACCCCATCCACggagctctggagcaggctGACACCCTCGGTGGAGACTGGAGGCGGAGAGATACCAACAGCGGAGACCGGAGGTGGAGCCACGCCCTCAGCGAAAACCGGCAGCTGAGCGACTTCC contains the following coding sequences:
- the LOC124379854 gene encoding low choriolytic enzyme-like; amino-acid sequence: MYLIQGIVLLLLSISLQSRSIRAFVNGTSEEIDNSIDSDYYSVSAIIERANENAEKPEGDFIITHGDIAVFTGLQNADLCTSGGCKWPRSRNGKVYVPYVISNEYSPTELRVIQRAMKSFRKSTCIQFRPRGNETNYIDIISGNGCFSYIGRIRRKQVLSIEINKCVYRHVIQHLLLHALGFHHEQSRSDRDKHVKILYKNIRPDKVDNFQIELTNNLKTPYDYNSVMHFERYAFSKSDQPTIIPIPDKNVSIGRATKMSANDILCVKRLYCS